Proteins encoded within one genomic window of Triticum aestivum cultivar Chinese Spring chromosome 2D, IWGSC CS RefSeq v2.1, whole genome shotgun sequence:
- the LOC123054880 gene encoding phosphatidylinositol/phosphatidylcholine transfer protein SFH6: protein MSVRRRSESTEGLFLFDERKDRRSDVENSEDERRRLSIGGSLKKKALNASSKLTHSLKKRGKRKVEHRASSFTIEDVRDEEEERAVFTFQQELLSRNLLCDKQNDYHMLLRFLKARKFDTEKAIHMWAEMLQWRKEFGADTILEDFVFEELDEVLSYYPQGYHGVDRQGRPVYIERLGKVDPNKLMNITTVDRYIKYHVQEFERAFLDKFPACSIAAKRHIGSTTTILDVEGVGFKNFSKTAREMLTRMQKIDSDYYPETLHQMFVVNAGGGFKLLWNSVKGFLDPKTVSKIHVLGTKFQSKLLEVIDGSQLPEFLGGTCTCAGEAGCLKSNKGPWNDPNIMKVAHNKEAKFSRHTRRLSEIEQRRGSFARLHLLKGRNSDTSTAESGSDVDDLGSPMMRSTLGCSRLAPVREEMQMRARESAAYYSCDDHFVVVDKTVDYGRGGSVPDKTCASEVRVQARRLGTDTTQSIPDSSRNSRGILVPKEMPEEGKFYRFLRLLLVLVVRVFTFLRTVCSQPEITMVNNPLPPAPEFEPISGEHPALEAFSVDCVRPVIERLQKLEGQVDELGSKPPEIPLEKERSLLDSWDRIKCIESDLERTKKVLQATVMKQLEIADSVEEVILSKLHRRRFCA from the exons ATGTCAG TGCGGCGACGGTCGGAGAGCACGGAGGGTCTGTTCTTATTCGACGAGCGAAAAGACCGGAGGTCAGACGTGGAGAACTCAGAGGATGAGAGGAGAAGGCTGTCCATTGGCGGGTCACTTAAGAAGAAAGCGCTGAATGCATCAAGCAAGCTCACACATTCGCTCAAGAAGCGGGGGAAGAGGAAGGTGGAGCATCGGGCTTCTTCCTTCACCATTGAAGACGTCAGAGATGAGGAGGAGGAACGCGCCGTGTTCACATTTCAGCAAGAGCTTTTGAGCAGGAACTTGCTATGCGACAAGCAAAATGACTATCACATGTTGCTGAG GTTTTTGAAGGCAAGGAAATTTGACACTGAGAAAGCCATTCATATGTGGGCTGAGATGCTCCAATGGAGAAAAGAATTCGGTGCGGATACAATACTCGAG GATTTCGTTTTTGAAGAGCTAGACGAGGTGCTTTCCTACTATCCTCAGGGTTACCATGGAGTTGACAGGCAAGGAAGACCAGTATACATCGAGAGATTAGGGAAAGTTGATCCAAATAAACTGATGAACATCACTACTGTTGACCGCTACATCAAGTACCATGTGCAAGAGTTTGAGAGAGCCTTCTTGGACAAGTTTCCAGCATGCTCTATCGCGGCAAAAAGGCATATTGGTTCTACAACCACTATACTAGATGTTGAAGGCGTG GGTTTCAAGAACTTCAGCAAAACAGCAAGGGAAATGTTAACTAGAATGCAAAAGATAGACAGTGATTATTATCCTGAG ACACTGCATCAGATGTTTGTTGTAAATGCTGGCGGTGGTTTCAAGCTACTATGGAATTCAGTGAAAGGTTTTCTTGACCCTAAAACAGTCTCAAAGATACAT GTTTTGGGAACAAAATTCCAAAGCAAACTTCTTGAAGTAATAGATGGAAG CCAACTTCCTGAATTTTTGGGTGGAACATGCACTTGTGCTGGTGAGGCAGGATGCCTGAAGTCTAACAAAGGTCCATGGAATGATCCTAACATTATGAAG GTTGCACATAACAAGGAAGCAAAATTTTCAAGGCATACAAGACGCTTATCTGAGATCGAGCAACGAAGGGGTTCATTTGCTAGGCTACATCTTTTGAAG GGTAGAAACAGTGACACGTCAACAGCTGAGTCAGGATCAGATGTTGATGATCTGGGTTCTCCTATGATGAGAAGCACATTAGGGTGCAGTCGATTAGCTCCAGTTCGTGAAGAA ATGCAGATGAGAGCACGAGAGTCTGCAGCTTACTACAGTTGCGATGATCACTTTGTTGTGGTGGACAAAACAGTCGATTATGGCAGAGGAGGATCAGTGCCAGATAAAACCTGTGCCTCAGAAGTAAGAGTTCAAGCCCGGCGTTTAGGCACCGACACAACACAAAGCATTCCAG ATTCTTCAAGAAACAGCCGTGGTATACTAGTACCCAAAGAGATGCCGGAGGAAGGGAAATTCTATCGATTTCTCAGATTACTGCTGGTTCTGGTTGTTAGAGTTTTTACCTTCTTACGCACAGTATGCAGTCAGCCAGAGATAACGATGGTCAACAACCCACTACCTCCAGCTCCTGAGTTTGAACCCATCTCTGGTGAGCATCCCGCACTGGAAGCATTCAGTGTGGACTGTGTCAGGCCTGTCATTGAGCGCCTTCAGAAGCTCGAGGGTCAGGTTGATGAGCTCGGAAGCAAGCCCCCAGAGATTCCCCTGGAAAAAGAACGCTCCCTCTTGGACTCATGGGATAGGATCAAATGTATCGAATCTGACCTCGAAAGGACAAAGAAA GTTCTGCAGGCTACTGTGATGAAGCAACTAGAAATTGCAGACTCAGTAGAGGAAGTTATCTTGTCAAAGCTGCAC AGGCGAAGATTTTGTGCGTAA